From the Glandiceps talaboti chromosome 12, keGlaTala1.1, whole genome shotgun sequence genome, one window contains:
- the LOC144443247 gene encoding anoctamin-8-like isoform X1, translating into MENTSQTDFDDENGEEIVNLNRPLTKIFGKKFAKASKAVASKIWQETAPTKDCDLVMTFPGKTDDETLMWVLARLRARSPEISAHVRHHTNAGVYGFYLTASFENLLKGAEELDIRKKVKEEYGGGLKEFSCEEESIYEDIENPAVFFTSEERQEIVLFMLNNLRAEEGDTLGKVKFVEGQPIIPKLVSKGVIQHVFPLHENDKLASLRKTWVKAVLKKQPIDDICDYFGVKIAMYFAWLGHYTVALVLPAFFGLFLWFFTEDDDVSQDRMFVIFALFNVVWATLYLEAWKRKSAELAYKWGTLDTKDELIDEPRPLFTGPLRISDITGRPEPYFPPWKRNMYRYCVTLPVMLLCVGVVICSMLACFELQEYINKLVASGDLPGSSFIPLFSLFAWWMKQLPKILLAVIVGILDDVYKKVAYWLNDLENYRTEETYENHLIIKLSVGQFMNSFMALFYIAFYLQDMMRLRQQLAALLITRQVVGNFKESLLPYLLERYKTIKMTYKLAAEEIPDDDNGDKDAAAKDDGKSSTLQEAKDKKDGTGSQQLTQAEVEGAMKKYEGTFEDYLEMLIQFGYVVLFSSAFPMAGICALANNVVEIRSDAFKLCWGMQRPFGQRVEDIGRWQDCMELMGVIAVVVNCSLLGVFGHVQRWFPDITVAGVVLFVVGVEHGILALKFAIAYAIPDVPHWVSVEMAKLEFTRRATLRKLEKGSAKSSKGDQGKKDDISPTSKTWDTKDILMKSAEAKKTE; encoded by the exons caAAAATATTTGGTAAAAAGTTTGCTAAAGCAAGTAAAGCTGTAGCTAGTAAAATATGGCAGGAGACGGCACCAACCAAAGACTGCGACTTGGTGATGACATTCCCAGGAAAGACAGATGACGAGACATTGATGTGGGTATTGGCAAGACTTAGAGCTAGATCACCAGAAATCAGTGCTCATGTACGACACCATACCAATGCGGGCGTTTATGGATTTTATCTTACCGCCAGTTTTGAAAA CTTACTCAAAGGTGCTGAGGAACTTGACATCAGGAAGAAGGTGAAAGAGGAGTATGGCGGAGgtttaaaagaatttagttgTGAGGAAGAAAGTATCTATGAAGACATAGAAAACCCTGCAGTCTTCTTTACTTCAGAG GAACGCCAAGAGATTGTCTTGTTCATGTTGAATAATCTACGAGCTGAAGAAGGGGACACATTAGGCAAAGTGAAATTTGTTGAAGGCCAGCCAATAA TTCCTAAGCTTGTATCAAAGGGAGTCATTCAGCATGTGTTTCCATTACACGAAAATGATAAACTAGCAAGTCTCAGAAAAACCTGGGTGAAAGCAGTTTTGAAAAAACAACCTATAG atgacatttgtgACTACTTTGGTGTAAAGATAGCTATGTACTTTGCATGGCTTGGTCACTATACAGTTGCCTTAGTCCTACCAGCATTTTTTGGTCTCTTTTTGTGGTTTTTCACTGAAGATGACGAT gTTAGCCAAGATCGAATGTTTGTCATCTTTGCACTGTTCAATGTTGTATGGGCCACTCTCTACCTTGAAGCCTGGAAACGTAAAAGTGCAGAGTTGGCCTACAAGTGGGGAACTTTAGATACCAAAGATGAATTAATAGATGAACCAAGACCATTATTCACT GGACCACTTCGTATAAGTGACATAACAGGTCGACCTGAGCCATACTTTCCTCCCTGGAAACGTAACATGTATCGATATTGTGTTACTTTACCTGTGATGTTGTTATGTGTTGGTGTTGTCATCTGCTCTATGTTAGCCTGCTTTGAGTTGCAAGAATACATCAATAAGTTGGTAGCATCTGGGGATCTACCAGG GTCTTCTTTTATTCCGCTATTTTCTCTGTTTGCATG GTGGATGAAACAGTTACCAAAGATATTGTTGGCTGTTATAGTTGGTATCCTGGATGACGTATATAAGAAGGTTGCCTATTGGTTGAATGACTTGGAGAACTATAGAACCGAAGAAACTTATGAAAACCATCTTATTATCAAACTCAGTGTG ggTCAATTCATGAATTCATTTATGGCACTCTTCTACATTGCATTTTATTTGCAAGATATGATGCGCTTAAGACAG caATTAGCCGCTCTACTGATAACACGTCAAGTGGTTGGAAATTTCAAAGAATCTTTACTGCCTTATTTGTTGGAAAGGTACAAAACTATCAAGATGACGTACAAACTAGCTGCTGAAGAAATCCCTGATGACGACAATGGAGATAAAGATGCTGCTGCAAAGGATGATG GAAAATCATCAACGCTACAAGAAGCTAAAGACAAGAAGGATGGGACTGGTTCTCAGCAATTAACACAGGCTGAAGTTGAAGGTGCAATGAAGAAGTATGAA GGTACCTTTGAAGACTATCTGGAGATGTTGATACAGTTTGGTTATGTTGTTCTCTTCTCATCTGCATTTCCTATGGCTGGCATATGTGCCTTGGCTAACAACGTTGTGGAGATCCGTAGTGATGCATTCAAGCTATGCTGGGGAATGCAGCGTCCATTTGGTCAGAGAGTTGAAGACATTGGGAGATGGCAG GATTGTATGGAATTAATGGGTGTGATTGCTGTCGTTGTGAACTGTTCCCTATTGGGTGTCTTTGGCCATGTTCAGCGATGGTTTCCAGATATCACTGTTGCTGGCgttgtgttgtttgttgttggtGTGGAG CATGGTATTTTGGCATTGAAATTTGCCATTGCCTATGCAATCCCAGACGTACCACACTGGGTATCAGTTGAAATGGCTAAGTTAGAGTTTACACGAAGAGCTACTCTCAGA AAATTGGAAAAAGGCTCGGCTAAGAGTAGCAAAGGAGATCAAGGCAAGAAAGATGACATCTCACCAACTTCCAAAACATGGGACACCAAGGACATATTGATGAAGTCGGCTGAAGCCAAGAAGACAGAGTAG
- the LOC144443247 gene encoding anoctamin-8-like isoform X3 — protein MENTSQTDFDDENGEEIVNLNRPLTKIFGKKFAKASKAVASKIWQETAPTKDCDLVMTFPGKTDDETLMWVLARLRARSPEISAHVRHHTNAGVYGFYLTASFENLLKGAEELDIRKKVKEEYGGGLKEFSCEEESIYEDIENPAVFFTSEERQEIVLFMLNNLRAEEGDTLGKVKFVEGQPIIPKLVSKGVIQHVFPLHENDKLASLRKTWVKAVLKKQPIDDICDYFGVKIAMYFAWLGHYTVALVLPAFFGLFLWFFTEDDDVSQDRMFVIFALFNVVWATLYLEAWKRKSAELAYKWGTLDTKDELIDEPRPLFTGPLRISDITGRPEPYFPPWKRNMYRYCVTLPVMLLCVGVVICSMLACFELQEYINKLVASGDLPGWMKQLPKILLAVIVGILDDVYKKVAYWLNDLENYRTEETYENHLIIKLSVGQFMNSFMALFYIAFYLQDMMRLRQQLAALLITRQVVGNFKESLLPYLLERYKTIKMTYKLAAEEIPDDDNGDKDAAAKDDGKSSTLQEAKDKKDGTGSQQLTQAEVEGAMKKYEGTFEDYLEMLIQFGYVVLFSSAFPMAGICALANNVVEIRSDAFKLCWGMQRPFGQRVEDIGRWQDCMELMGVIAVVVNCSLLGVFGHVQRWFPDITVAGVVLFVVGVEHGILALKFAIAYAIPDVPHWVSVEMAKLEFTRRATLRKLEKGSAKSSKGDQGKKDDISPTSKTWDTKDILMKSAEAKKTE, from the exons caAAAATATTTGGTAAAAAGTTTGCTAAAGCAAGTAAAGCTGTAGCTAGTAAAATATGGCAGGAGACGGCACCAACCAAAGACTGCGACTTGGTGATGACATTCCCAGGAAAGACAGATGACGAGACATTGATGTGGGTATTGGCAAGACTTAGAGCTAGATCACCAGAAATCAGTGCTCATGTACGACACCATACCAATGCGGGCGTTTATGGATTTTATCTTACCGCCAGTTTTGAAAA CTTACTCAAAGGTGCTGAGGAACTTGACATCAGGAAGAAGGTGAAAGAGGAGTATGGCGGAGgtttaaaagaatttagttgTGAGGAAGAAAGTATCTATGAAGACATAGAAAACCCTGCAGTCTTCTTTACTTCAGAG GAACGCCAAGAGATTGTCTTGTTCATGTTGAATAATCTACGAGCTGAAGAAGGGGACACATTAGGCAAAGTGAAATTTGTTGAAGGCCAGCCAATAA TTCCTAAGCTTGTATCAAAGGGAGTCATTCAGCATGTGTTTCCATTACACGAAAATGATAAACTAGCAAGTCTCAGAAAAACCTGGGTGAAAGCAGTTTTGAAAAAACAACCTATAG atgacatttgtgACTACTTTGGTGTAAAGATAGCTATGTACTTTGCATGGCTTGGTCACTATACAGTTGCCTTAGTCCTACCAGCATTTTTTGGTCTCTTTTTGTGGTTTTTCACTGAAGATGACGAT gTTAGCCAAGATCGAATGTTTGTCATCTTTGCACTGTTCAATGTTGTATGGGCCACTCTCTACCTTGAAGCCTGGAAACGTAAAAGTGCAGAGTTGGCCTACAAGTGGGGAACTTTAGATACCAAAGATGAATTAATAGATGAACCAAGACCATTATTCACT GGACCACTTCGTATAAGTGACATAACAGGTCGACCTGAGCCATACTTTCCTCCCTGGAAACGTAACATGTATCGATATTGTGTTACTTTACCTGTGATGTTGTTATGTGTTGGTGTTGTCATCTGCTCTATGTTAGCCTGCTTTGAGTTGCAAGAATACATCAATAAGTTGGTAGCATCTGGGGATCTACCAGG GTGGATGAAACAGTTACCAAAGATATTGTTGGCTGTTATAGTTGGTATCCTGGATGACGTATATAAGAAGGTTGCCTATTGGTTGAATGACTTGGAGAACTATAGAACCGAAGAAACTTATGAAAACCATCTTATTATCAAACTCAGTGTG ggTCAATTCATGAATTCATTTATGGCACTCTTCTACATTGCATTTTATTTGCAAGATATGATGCGCTTAAGACAG caATTAGCCGCTCTACTGATAACACGTCAAGTGGTTGGAAATTTCAAAGAATCTTTACTGCCTTATTTGTTGGAAAGGTACAAAACTATCAAGATGACGTACAAACTAGCTGCTGAAGAAATCCCTGATGACGACAATGGAGATAAAGATGCTGCTGCAAAGGATGATG GAAAATCATCAACGCTACAAGAAGCTAAAGACAAGAAGGATGGGACTGGTTCTCAGCAATTAACACAGGCTGAAGTTGAAGGTGCAATGAAGAAGTATGAA GGTACCTTTGAAGACTATCTGGAGATGTTGATACAGTTTGGTTATGTTGTTCTCTTCTCATCTGCATTTCCTATGGCTGGCATATGTGCCTTGGCTAACAACGTTGTGGAGATCCGTAGTGATGCATTCAAGCTATGCTGGGGAATGCAGCGTCCATTTGGTCAGAGAGTTGAAGACATTGGGAGATGGCAG GATTGTATGGAATTAATGGGTGTGATTGCTGTCGTTGTGAACTGTTCCCTATTGGGTGTCTTTGGCCATGTTCAGCGATGGTTTCCAGATATCACTGTTGCTGGCgttgtgttgtttgttgttggtGTGGAG CATGGTATTTTGGCATTGAAATTTGCCATTGCCTATGCAATCCCAGACGTACCACACTGGGTATCAGTTGAAATGGCTAAGTTAGAGTTTACACGAAGAGCTACTCTCAGA AAATTGGAAAAAGGCTCGGCTAAGAGTAGCAAAGGAGATCAAGGCAAGAAAGATGACATCTCACCAACTTCCAAAACATGGGACACCAAGGACATATTGATGAAGTCGGCTGAAGCCAAGAAGACAGAGTAG
- the LOC144443247 gene encoding anoctamin-8-like isoform X2: MEVLKTVDENVAVHLTAKIFGKKFAKASKAVASKIWQETAPTKDCDLVMTFPGKTDDETLMWVLARLRARSPEISAHVRHHTNAGVYGFYLTASFENLLKGAEELDIRKKVKEEYGGGLKEFSCEEESIYEDIENPAVFFTSEERQEIVLFMLNNLRAEEGDTLGKVKFVEGQPIIPKLVSKGVIQHVFPLHENDKLASLRKTWVKAVLKKQPIDDICDYFGVKIAMYFAWLGHYTVALVLPAFFGLFLWFFTEDDDVSQDRMFVIFALFNVVWATLYLEAWKRKSAELAYKWGTLDTKDELIDEPRPLFTGPLRISDITGRPEPYFPPWKRNMYRYCVTLPVMLLCVGVVICSMLACFELQEYINKLVASGDLPGSSFIPLFSLFAWWMKQLPKILLAVIVGILDDVYKKVAYWLNDLENYRTEETYENHLIIKLSVGQFMNSFMALFYIAFYLQDMMRLRQQLAALLITRQVVGNFKESLLPYLLERYKTIKMTYKLAAEEIPDDDNGDKDAAAKDDGKSSTLQEAKDKKDGTGSQQLTQAEVEGAMKKYEGTFEDYLEMLIQFGYVVLFSSAFPMAGICALANNVVEIRSDAFKLCWGMQRPFGQRVEDIGRWQDCMELMGVIAVVVNCSLLGVFGHVQRWFPDITVAGVVLFVVGVEHGILALKFAIAYAIPDVPHWVSVEMAKLEFTRRATLRKLEKGSAKSSKGDQGKKDDISPTSKTWDTKDILMKSAEAKKTE, translated from the exons caAAAATATTTGGTAAAAAGTTTGCTAAAGCAAGTAAAGCTGTAGCTAGTAAAATATGGCAGGAGACGGCACCAACCAAAGACTGCGACTTGGTGATGACATTCCCAGGAAAGACAGATGACGAGACATTGATGTGGGTATTGGCAAGACTTAGAGCTAGATCACCAGAAATCAGTGCTCATGTACGACACCATACCAATGCGGGCGTTTATGGATTTTATCTTACCGCCAGTTTTGAAAA CTTACTCAAAGGTGCTGAGGAACTTGACATCAGGAAGAAGGTGAAAGAGGAGTATGGCGGAGgtttaaaagaatttagttgTGAGGAAGAAAGTATCTATGAAGACATAGAAAACCCTGCAGTCTTCTTTACTTCAGAG GAACGCCAAGAGATTGTCTTGTTCATGTTGAATAATCTACGAGCTGAAGAAGGGGACACATTAGGCAAAGTGAAATTTGTTGAAGGCCAGCCAATAA TTCCTAAGCTTGTATCAAAGGGAGTCATTCAGCATGTGTTTCCATTACACGAAAATGATAAACTAGCAAGTCTCAGAAAAACCTGGGTGAAAGCAGTTTTGAAAAAACAACCTATAG atgacatttgtgACTACTTTGGTGTAAAGATAGCTATGTACTTTGCATGGCTTGGTCACTATACAGTTGCCTTAGTCCTACCAGCATTTTTTGGTCTCTTTTTGTGGTTTTTCACTGAAGATGACGAT gTTAGCCAAGATCGAATGTTTGTCATCTTTGCACTGTTCAATGTTGTATGGGCCACTCTCTACCTTGAAGCCTGGAAACGTAAAAGTGCAGAGTTGGCCTACAAGTGGGGAACTTTAGATACCAAAGATGAATTAATAGATGAACCAAGACCATTATTCACT GGACCACTTCGTATAAGTGACATAACAGGTCGACCTGAGCCATACTTTCCTCCCTGGAAACGTAACATGTATCGATATTGTGTTACTTTACCTGTGATGTTGTTATGTGTTGGTGTTGTCATCTGCTCTATGTTAGCCTGCTTTGAGTTGCAAGAATACATCAATAAGTTGGTAGCATCTGGGGATCTACCAGG GTCTTCTTTTATTCCGCTATTTTCTCTGTTTGCATG GTGGATGAAACAGTTACCAAAGATATTGTTGGCTGTTATAGTTGGTATCCTGGATGACGTATATAAGAAGGTTGCCTATTGGTTGAATGACTTGGAGAACTATAGAACCGAAGAAACTTATGAAAACCATCTTATTATCAAACTCAGTGTG ggTCAATTCATGAATTCATTTATGGCACTCTTCTACATTGCATTTTATTTGCAAGATATGATGCGCTTAAGACAG caATTAGCCGCTCTACTGATAACACGTCAAGTGGTTGGAAATTTCAAAGAATCTTTACTGCCTTATTTGTTGGAAAGGTACAAAACTATCAAGATGACGTACAAACTAGCTGCTGAAGAAATCCCTGATGACGACAATGGAGATAAAGATGCTGCTGCAAAGGATGATG GAAAATCATCAACGCTACAAGAAGCTAAAGACAAGAAGGATGGGACTGGTTCTCAGCAATTAACACAGGCTGAAGTTGAAGGTGCAATGAAGAAGTATGAA GGTACCTTTGAAGACTATCTGGAGATGTTGATACAGTTTGGTTATGTTGTTCTCTTCTCATCTGCATTTCCTATGGCTGGCATATGTGCCTTGGCTAACAACGTTGTGGAGATCCGTAGTGATGCATTCAAGCTATGCTGGGGAATGCAGCGTCCATTTGGTCAGAGAGTTGAAGACATTGGGAGATGGCAG GATTGTATGGAATTAATGGGTGTGATTGCTGTCGTTGTGAACTGTTCCCTATTGGGTGTCTTTGGCCATGTTCAGCGATGGTTTCCAGATATCACTGTTGCTGGCgttgtgttgtttgttgttggtGTGGAG CATGGTATTTTGGCATTGAAATTTGCCATTGCCTATGCAATCCCAGACGTACCACACTGGGTATCAGTTGAAATGGCTAAGTTAGAGTTTACACGAAGAGCTACTCTCAGA AAATTGGAAAAAGGCTCGGCTAAGAGTAGCAAAGGAGATCAAGGCAAGAAAGATGACATCTCACCAACTTCCAAAACATGGGACACCAAGGACATATTGATGAAGTCGGCTGAAGCCAAGAAGACAGAGTAG
- the LOC144443247 gene encoding anoctamin-8-like isoform X4 produces the protein MESIVFAKIFGKKFAKASKAVASKIWQETAPTKDCDLVMTFPGKTDDETLMWVLARLRARSPEISAHVRHHTNAGVYGFYLTASFENLLKGAEELDIRKKVKEEYGGGLKEFSCEEESIYEDIENPAVFFTSEERQEIVLFMLNNLRAEEGDTLGKVKFVEGQPIIPKLVSKGVIQHVFPLHENDKLASLRKTWVKAVLKKQPIDDICDYFGVKIAMYFAWLGHYTVALVLPAFFGLFLWFFTEDDDVSQDRMFVIFALFNVVWATLYLEAWKRKSAELAYKWGTLDTKDELIDEPRPLFTGPLRISDITGRPEPYFPPWKRNMYRYCVTLPVMLLCVGVVICSMLACFELQEYINKLVASGDLPGSSFIPLFSLFAWWMKQLPKILLAVIVGILDDVYKKVAYWLNDLENYRTEETYENHLIIKLSVGQFMNSFMALFYIAFYLQDMMRLRQQLAALLITRQVVGNFKESLLPYLLERYKTIKMTYKLAAEEIPDDDNGDKDAAAKDDGKSSTLQEAKDKKDGTGSQQLTQAEVEGAMKKYEGTFEDYLEMLIQFGYVVLFSSAFPMAGICALANNVVEIRSDAFKLCWGMQRPFGQRVEDIGRWQDCMELMGVIAVVVNCSLLGVFGHVQRWFPDITVAGVVLFVVGVEHGILALKFAIAYAIPDVPHWVSVEMAKLEFTRRATLRKLEKGSAKSSKGDQGKKDDISPTSKTWDTKDILMKSAEAKKTE, from the exons caAAAATATTTGGTAAAAAGTTTGCTAAAGCAAGTAAAGCTGTAGCTAGTAAAATATGGCAGGAGACGGCACCAACCAAAGACTGCGACTTGGTGATGACATTCCCAGGAAAGACAGATGACGAGACATTGATGTGGGTATTGGCAAGACTTAGAGCTAGATCACCAGAAATCAGTGCTCATGTACGACACCATACCAATGCGGGCGTTTATGGATTTTATCTTACCGCCAGTTTTGAAAA CTTACTCAAAGGTGCTGAGGAACTTGACATCAGGAAGAAGGTGAAAGAGGAGTATGGCGGAGgtttaaaagaatttagttgTGAGGAAGAAAGTATCTATGAAGACATAGAAAACCCTGCAGTCTTCTTTACTTCAGAG GAACGCCAAGAGATTGTCTTGTTCATGTTGAATAATCTACGAGCTGAAGAAGGGGACACATTAGGCAAAGTGAAATTTGTTGAAGGCCAGCCAATAA TTCCTAAGCTTGTATCAAAGGGAGTCATTCAGCATGTGTTTCCATTACACGAAAATGATAAACTAGCAAGTCTCAGAAAAACCTGGGTGAAAGCAGTTTTGAAAAAACAACCTATAG atgacatttgtgACTACTTTGGTGTAAAGATAGCTATGTACTTTGCATGGCTTGGTCACTATACAGTTGCCTTAGTCCTACCAGCATTTTTTGGTCTCTTTTTGTGGTTTTTCACTGAAGATGACGAT gTTAGCCAAGATCGAATGTTTGTCATCTTTGCACTGTTCAATGTTGTATGGGCCACTCTCTACCTTGAAGCCTGGAAACGTAAAAGTGCAGAGTTGGCCTACAAGTGGGGAACTTTAGATACCAAAGATGAATTAATAGATGAACCAAGACCATTATTCACT GGACCACTTCGTATAAGTGACATAACAGGTCGACCTGAGCCATACTTTCCTCCCTGGAAACGTAACATGTATCGATATTGTGTTACTTTACCTGTGATGTTGTTATGTGTTGGTGTTGTCATCTGCTCTATGTTAGCCTGCTTTGAGTTGCAAGAATACATCAATAAGTTGGTAGCATCTGGGGATCTACCAGG GTCTTCTTTTATTCCGCTATTTTCTCTGTTTGCATG GTGGATGAAACAGTTACCAAAGATATTGTTGGCTGTTATAGTTGGTATCCTGGATGACGTATATAAGAAGGTTGCCTATTGGTTGAATGACTTGGAGAACTATAGAACCGAAGAAACTTATGAAAACCATCTTATTATCAAACTCAGTGTG ggTCAATTCATGAATTCATTTATGGCACTCTTCTACATTGCATTTTATTTGCAAGATATGATGCGCTTAAGACAG caATTAGCCGCTCTACTGATAACACGTCAAGTGGTTGGAAATTTCAAAGAATCTTTACTGCCTTATTTGTTGGAAAGGTACAAAACTATCAAGATGACGTACAAACTAGCTGCTGAAGAAATCCCTGATGACGACAATGGAGATAAAGATGCTGCTGCAAAGGATGATG GAAAATCATCAACGCTACAAGAAGCTAAAGACAAGAAGGATGGGACTGGTTCTCAGCAATTAACACAGGCTGAAGTTGAAGGTGCAATGAAGAAGTATGAA GGTACCTTTGAAGACTATCTGGAGATGTTGATACAGTTTGGTTATGTTGTTCTCTTCTCATCTGCATTTCCTATGGCTGGCATATGTGCCTTGGCTAACAACGTTGTGGAGATCCGTAGTGATGCATTCAAGCTATGCTGGGGAATGCAGCGTCCATTTGGTCAGAGAGTTGAAGACATTGGGAGATGGCAG GATTGTATGGAATTAATGGGTGTGATTGCTGTCGTTGTGAACTGTTCCCTATTGGGTGTCTTTGGCCATGTTCAGCGATGGTTTCCAGATATCACTGTTGCTGGCgttgtgttgtttgttgttggtGTGGAG CATGGTATTTTGGCATTGAAATTTGCCATTGCCTATGCAATCCCAGACGTACCACACTGGGTATCAGTTGAAATGGCTAAGTTAGAGTTTACACGAAGAGCTACTCTCAGA AAATTGGAAAAAGGCTCGGCTAAGAGTAGCAAAGGAGATCAAGGCAAGAAAGATGACATCTCACCAACTTCCAAAACATGGGACACCAAGGACATATTGATGAAGTCGGCTGAAGCCAAGAAGACAGAGTAG